GACTTGGCCCTTATTTAACAGGATCTCTTGTCACGCTGACAGGGTACCGCGGCGTTTATTTACTGATGGTCTCCGTTATACTTTTGTCCATTGCACTTTATTACTTCTTACACGGCAGAAAAGATAAGGTTCTTCATCACGCAGTGCAATCTTGACTTTTCCGGTGAATGCATCCAATCAATGAAAGCAATTGCCCAGTGAACAAAGGAGTGTGTTCAATGATGTTATACAACGGCATTTCCGACTATAAAGATATTTTGCATGAACTATCTGCCCTTGCCGAAAAGCCCTGTCACAGCGAAACTTGGAATACATTCAGAAGTATGATCCACGCAAAACTATCGGGTAATTCACTTGAAATGATAGAAACGAGCCTGTCCATTATAGAAGACACAAAGAAACGGGAACATGACTTAAAATTCTCAACGAAGACATTGGAAATTATCCAGCAAATTAATACCGAGGTGTCTTCCCTGGCACCACTTGATAAAATTTTAAAATTGAGCACGGACCGCCTCAGAACTATTTCAAAGGCTAATATCGCATTGATCGCACAAATTGACGCCAGTGAAAAAATGATACAAGTCACAGCACTTTCAGGTTCTACTGACGAAGTATTGCAGAATTTCAGGCAATCGGCAACTGCCAGGATTTGCGGTACAGTTATACAAACAGAAAAAATATATGTGCTGCCTGACGTGGAACTTGAAAAGATTTTGAGTGATCCGCTCATTTCACTTTTACATCGTAAAGAAAATATTCGTTCATTAATTTGCGCACCGCTCGTTGTCAATAAGGAGCTGATCGGCATTTTTATCATCGCCAAAGATTATCCTAATCACTCATCCCCTTTTTTATTGGATGTCTTAAGCACATATTGCAATCAAACTGCAATCGCCATAAATAATGCCAGATTATATGCAAATGAGCTGCGTGTATCCAGCATGCACAAGGAACTCTTTCAGGAAGCCTTGAAGGGTATTCAGGAGTCATCGCCAAGCTGTCTGCTTTTCTGAGTGAGCCCGTACTATTAACAGGCGAGCTTGGTGATGTAATAGATGTTCATATGTCAGCAAGCTGCCACTGGAGCAGGTGTTTGACCTTCCTTTTCTGCGTAATGCATTTTGTTCAGAAAAAGAACCTTATGTGTCGCCTGCGGTGCTGCATGTAAACAAAGAGCACTCTTACAGCCTCATTCCCATTCTTCTTCACGAGAAAGCCGCAGCGTATTTACTCATTCCTAAGGTTTATAATGAACGGGATCACTTAGATTTGGTCGCCATAGAACAGGCAAAAAATATTCTTTCCTTAAAATTCACTCAAGAACACACCAGTATGGAAGTTGAAAACCGTCTGCGGCTCGATTTTGTACATGATTTACTGTTAGGTTTGGAAACTGAAGAAGATTTGATTAGAAGAGGCAGATATCTCAAAATTTCTTTTCAGCATCCCCGTCAAGTCATCATGCTGAATCCAAAAAACCGTTTGGATACTGAACACATCGACTCCAAGCGACTTACACAGATTGCAGAGAAACTTCAATATGAGCTCGGCTTTTCAAAAATGCATTTATGCACCATCCATGGGACAAAATTAATCATCATAGCACCCGTGGGGGAAACAGATCAGCTGACTAGTAATATTCTTTCTTATTTTGAAGATCATTATCCCACTGTAGATATTTCAATAGGCGTCAGTAATGCTGTTACGGAAGTTTCCGACTATACTACTGGGTATAACGAAGCCAAAAGAGCCTCACAATTTGTAGAGTTAATTGGAGGAAATAAAAGAGTTTTATATTATAATGATCTCGGTGTTGTCGGTCTTCTATTTGAATCTGCTGACTATGCTTCAATCATAGAATTTAAAGATAAATATTTAGGTAAATTACTTCACTATGAAGGACAGAATAAATCCGACTTGCTCTTGTCGCTACAAGTATTCTTAGACAACGAATCCGCCTATCAGGCATCTGCAACACAATTGCACGTTCACTATAATACACTCCGATACAGAATTGAACGGGTAGAAGAAATTATTCAGCTGGATCTGTCTAACGCACAAAATCGGTTAAATCTGCAAATAGCCTTAACGATCCATCAGTTAGTCAATTCTTTTTCATAATTTTACCCATGATAAAAAGGGAGCGCCATGCAGTTACTTCCTGCATGGCGCTCTCTTTTCACAAAACACAGTATATTAGTATGCATTTCACTGCCGCTTTACTTATTTTTCGCCAGCAGCGATACTGCAGCCTGTTCATATTCCTTTTTCATTTCACTGATTACATCGGCAACGGGCTGAATGTTCTTTACTGAGCCAACTCCCTGCCCTGCCCCCCAAATATCTTTCCAGGCCTTGGCTTTTGTTTGATTCCGATTGGTGTCATACTCTTTGAGATCTTCCAGCTTCGCCGGATCCAATCCCGCATTTTGTATACTCGGAATCAGGTAATTGCCATTTCCCGTACAGTTGTATTCATCCGTACATCCTATATTTGCTTAGATTTTAACATCTGCCCCTGCACGGTTCATTGGAGTATTCCAGATACTCTTCATGTAAATTATTGGCTCGAATAAAATCTGCCAAGTAATCTGCAAAAGGCTCCCCATGATCGATGAGCCGTTTCAAATGTTTAACTATGCTGATGATCTCGGTTTTCTTTCGCACGGGACTGTGCGCAGACTGATTTTTATAATAAAAAACTTCTTGATGAATCAGATCACCGGGTGAACATCCATTTTTCAACAGATGCTTAATTTTTTCTTCTTTTCTTTCGATGATAGAAAGATATTTTTCTAATTCCCGTTCATACTCTTCACGTAAAAAGATTCCTTTATGATGCGAAGTGACAAAGTATTTGGCATCTGTCTCAAGTGTCTTTCTGGCTGATTGGATAAATTGATCGATATCACTCTCTGCATCACCGTAATACGGACCGAAAGAAGTCAGATCAATATCTCCGGTCAGTAAAATGCCATAATCCATGACGTACGGCGTGCAATAACCCTGCGTATGGCCGGGCGCATGAATAAACATAACGTCTGTCCCTGACATAGTAATCACCTGGTTGTATTCATGCGTTCCAGAAGCGTGCAATATTTTGGGGTCCACAACAGTATTGCCGTATGTTTTTTCTTTAAGGTCTTGTATCCATTTATCTACACCTTCTTTTCCATATACCGCATATAAACCTTCTGATTTTGCGAGTTCATGATAATCAGTAACTTTTTCTATATCATATTTGTTAATCAGCTTTTCTGCGTCCGGAAACAATTGCGCTCCCCACACGTGATCAATATGATGATGCGTCAAATAAATCGTATGGACTGTATGATTTTTTTGTATATAATCAAACGTTTTAGTGCCTGACCCGCAGTCGATGAGAGTAGAATCTTCATTTCCAGCGATAATTAAGGAAGTGGATAAGGGAATACGACCTCCATTATCGCTCATAATTTCAACCGGGCCTATTTTTACATAAAGCACTTTCTTCTCCTCCTCTCATTCTTTGCCGGAATAACCGTAAGAAATTTCATCACTGGATTCCTCTTCACATTATCGTTTACTCATAAAGTTGCGTCAAACAATTTAAAATAGTCAAATTACTTGAAGTATCTTTCTAATAATACCGCATTTTGAATATTTAACTATGTATTAAACATACAAATCACATCAATAATTTCATAAGAGTTTTACATATCATGCAATGATACACGCGAAATTACATAACAGCGAACAAAAAAGAAGCCTTCCATAAGTTCGATAACTTAATGAAAGACCTCTTTATTTTCGTTCAGGAAAACATCCGCAAACTGTATTCAAAATACTTGCGGCCGCTGGTTATCCTACAAACATATTAGCAATCAAAATACTTACTAATGAAACTGCCCATGCAATGGTCGTTGGAATCGACCAGACCATGACTTGCTCCTTCACTTCCTTCACGCCAAGCATCCGGTTGACAACCCAGAACATGCTGTCATTGAAGTAGGAGAAAATCATCGCACCGAGTGCAGCGGCTTGCGCAGCCAGAGCCAGGTTAACATCCAGATTTACGACAATCGGTGCAGAAATGGATGCGGCTGTAATCATTGCTACTGTTCCGCTTCCTTGGATTAAACGAACAAGTGTCGCGATGAAGAATGGAACAAGTACCGCCGGCAAAGGAAGCAATGCCACTTGCTGTGCGATGTAGTCGCCCGCTCCGCTGTCACGAAGGACTTGTCCAAGCGCACCGCCTGCTCCTGTTACAAGCAGGATAATACCAGCCGTCACCATTCCTTCTTCCATACGGCCAAGTGCTTCTTCTCTCGTTAAGTGGCCTGCCAATAAATAGATGGCAGAGACTAATGATAAACCGACCGCGATAATCGGCTGACCTAAGAATAATAGATAGTCAATCCAGCCGCCTGTCAAATCCATGGCTACGAATGTTGTATTTAAAAATATAAGAACAATCGGCAATAAAATTGGAATCATAGAGCGGAACAATGAAGGCAGCTCCTTATTCCGTTCATCCGTCAGACGCACAAGTTCCTGATAGGCCATATGCTCATCAGGTCTTTCAAAATCGAGACCGTCTTCCGTCGGGATCTGATAAATTCGTTTACCTACCCATTTAGCGTACAGCACACCAGAAATGACAATGGGAATGGAGAATACTAGACCCCAAGCGATCATCAGACCGATATCAACGCCGAATATACCTGCCACGCCAAGCGGACCCGGTGTCGGCGGTACCGCATGATGCGTTGCAACTAAACCGACGGCCAGCGCTACACCAAGAGTGATGACAGATTTCCCTGTCTTTCTTGACAACGCTTTCACAAGCGGGTTTAAAATGACAAACGCGGAGTCCACGAATATAGGAATTGAGACAATATATCCGGCAATCGCCATTGCCCACTCTTCTTTGCGTTTCCCTACAGCACGGATCAGACTATACGCCAGACGTTCTGCAGCTCCTGACACTTCCAGAATTCTTCCAATCATTACCCCAAATCCGACAACAATACCGATAGACCCAAGCGTGCTTCCGAAACCTTTAGATATAGTAGAAGAAACCTCGATCGGATTCATCCCGCCGATTAAGCCTGTCAGCGACGCAGCAATAATCAAAGCTAAAAATGCGTGGATTTTCGTTTTTAACACTAGAAATATTAATGCAGCTACACCGACTACGAGTCCTACAATCATTTGCATTTCGGGTGTCATCTGTATCCCCCCAATTTCTGATTTAGTAAAGTTATTGAAAGAGGGTTTCCCCTCTTTCAACGGTTTCTATTATAGAGATTCTCTTGTGAATTTCGGCGCATATTCAGCTGCCAGTTTAATACATTCTTCCATACTCACGCTTGCTGCAATGTTTTTCCACGCAATATCAAATGCTGTTCCGTGGTCAACAGAAGTACGCAGGAACGGAAGTCCATTCGTGATAGAAATCGTACGGTGGAAATCTGTCATTTTCGCTGCAATATGCCCTTGGTCATGATAAAGCGAAAGGACTGCATCATATTTGCCATTCAGTGCCTGGAAGAATACAGAATCTGCCGGAACGGGACCGTATGCATCAATGCCGTCTGCTTTAGCTGCTTCGACACCCGGTGCGATTTCGTTCACTTCCTCCATGCCAAACAAACCGCCTTCACCACTATGCGGGTTCAAACCAGCGACTGCCAGCTTGCGATCTTCCACGCCCAGACGCTGCAATGCCTGATCACAGCGGCTCAAGTAATCACGAACACGCTCTTTCGTCATTTGAGAAATCGCATCTTTCAATGACACGTGACGCGTCAAGAAGAAGATTCTCATGCCGTTTACTTGGAACATCGTTAATGGATCAGGTGCTCCGCCCAAGTCTTCCAGCATTTCCGTGTGACCGATATACGGAACATTTGCTGCTTTTAATGATTCCTTATTGATAGGCGTTGTAGCGATTGCCGCCACTTCGTCTGCCATTGCAAGTGCCACTGACTTCTTGATGAATTCAAATGCAGCTTGTCCGCATTGCGCCTGAACTTTTCCTGGCTCCAATGCATCGATATCAATATTGTTCATATCTAACACGTCTACTGTTCCGAATTCATATTTCCCTTCCTTCGGATCTGAAACAACGTTCACTTCTAAACCGGTTTCTGTTACGCCGATCGCTTTTTTAATCACGTCTGCATCGCCGACTACGAGCGGATTACACATTTCATAAATCTCTTGCTTCGCCAATGACTTTACGGTAATTTCCGGGCCGATTCCTGCTGCGTCACCCATTGGAATTGCTATAATTTTACGTTCGTTTGTCATATTACACACGTCCTTCATCATTTTTTGTCTGCAGATAAATCAGGCATTTATAGATCGACTGCTTTTCACCGACCATGCCGCCTTTTGTTACTACCGGGATCCCGTCAAACGTCCCCCCGATGAACTTTCCATAAGCAGCGAGCGGTATTACTTCTTCATCCAGCTGAATTGCTTCAGCACCGCTAATGGTAAATAACGCTGCCGTCACATCACCGCCACTGGAAAACGTCCCATCGATTTTCATATCACCATTTTGTACGATGGTATGTGTTACTTTCGCAAGACCCGACGTAATACGCTTCGCAAGCATTTCTTCCGTCGTGTGTTCTTCTCTTGCGATATCTGCCAGCGACAGGATTTGTGAGGTTGGAGATAATGTCGTCACGATTAATATTTCCTGATCTTTCAGCTTCTTGATCCCTTCATCCGTTGCACGCTTCACTTCCGCGTCCCATTTATCTGTCATCGTTGCCAATTGGGAGGCATCGACGTAAACAGGTGAAGAATTTGTTTTATCCATTAAATAGCGCAATTGCCGCCCTGTAAGACTCGTAACACTTCCCACGGTGACAATATATCTGTTCTCGTACAGGCTTCGTCTGGCCAGTACACGCGCAAACGCTGCGGACAGCGGGCCAGGATCCACCGGGAATAACGTACGCTCTTCCATCATTGCCATGGATTCGGCGATATTGCTGATTTCTTCATTCGTCACTGCGTCGATGACAATGATTCTCTTGCCGGCATTGATTTGCTCCGTCAAAGAAGCAGTAATTTTAGCTCTTCCCTGTAAGACATCGCCTAACCCAATATGTCCGATTTCATGCTGGCTCTGCTCTGCAATTACTGCGGGCACAAATGATTTAGTGATTGGGTTCATCGGATCTTTTGCTACGTCAGTTTCTTGAACCGGCACGCCTTCCACTAACAAATAGCCGCCTGACGTTACCCGTCCTGAGTCAGGATAAGAAGCCACGACAATAGCGACGCTTTCTTCGCCGGTACTGGTAAGCAATGCGTCAATCTCAGAACCTATATTGCCCCGGATCGTACTGTCAATCCGCTTGGCGATTACATCAGCTCCCCACAACCGAAGCTGCTTAAACGTATCTTGAACCCGCTCTTTTGCAACCGCAGCATCTACATACCTGCTGTCTGTATCTACACAAATCGATGTGAACTTATCCGATTTCGGCACCTGAGCACCAAAAATAATCGTGGCGCTTTTAAATCCTACTTCTGCAAGACGGACGCCTGTAGCGTTCGCACCCGTTAAATCATCTGCGATTATTCCGATCTTCATATACTCACCTACTTTGCAATAATAATTTCCACCAATTCGCCGTATTTCTCCATCAGTTCTTCAGATAACTGCCCATCTGTAATAATCGTGGATACATCTTCAAGATCACAGACTTTTGATAATGCTTTCTGATTAAACTTTGTTGAATCTGCGACCAGTATCGTTTCCGTGGCTGTTCTGATCATCGTCCGCTTCAGAGAAGACTTATCAATTGTAGGTGTAGTAATCCCAAACGAATTGTGGATTGCATTTGCACCCAAAAAGAACAGATCGACATGAATTGATTTTAAAATGTTTTCTGTCAGCGAACCGTACAGTGTCCCCGTCTCCGTCTGCAAACGGCCGCCGAGAATAATTACTTCTAATTTGCTGCCCATAAGCTCAGCTGCTATTTTAATATCATTCGTAATCACTGTCAGATGTTCGTGATTTTTCAATAACCGTGCAATTTCAAGCGTCGTCGTTCCTGAATCAATAAGCACAGTCATCCCTTCAGTCACAAAAGAGACAGCGCGCTTTGCAATCATCTTCTTTTCCCGGACAGAAATGTTCGATTTTAGTTCAAACGTCTTTTCGTGAATCAGCGCTTGTGACGGAACAGCGCCGCCATGTGTGCGAATCAGCTTGTTCTGCTTCTCCAGCACATCGAAATCCCTTCGTATCGTCATAGGCGTTACATTCAACACTTCGGAAAGCCGGATGATATCCACTCTTCCTTCCGTTGCAAGCGATTCCATTATTTTCGATCTTCGTTCTTTTGGAGACAATTCAATGACCTCCTGCGCACTATGTTCATCAGCATCAATAATTTGTTCTCTATGAACATAATTATGTTACTTTCAAACACATAAGTCAATCATTTATTATTATGTTCTTTCAATGAGCGGAGTATTCACATATATTTTTGAAAAATAATATAACAATCGATTAACATCAGTCAGCGTCTTATATGAAATCGGAGCTGGCATAAATGTCAACGTCTTGTCCTTTAGCCTTACTCAGGAGTGTTTGTATGAAGTCAGAAAAGCACAGTCATTGCGCTGAACACGAGTGTATAAAACACTGTCTTGACACCAGGCATGACACGCAGGATAATTTGAGATAACGAATAGTTGAGATATAACCATTTAAAAGATTTGGGAGAGGGCGATGGATGTGAGGAAGAAGTTGAAAATAGGAACGATGATCCACGGTGTCGGGGAGAAGATTTCAGACTGGCGGCATCCTGCTATGCCATCAGATGCAAGTGTAAGCTTTGAATTTTATAAACAACAGGCCCAAACATCAGAACGCGGGAAATTTGATTTTGTTTTCATCGCAGATGCTCTGTACATTAATGAAAAATCAAATCCGCATTATCTGAATCGTTTTGAACCGCTGACGATCCTGTCTGCCCTAGCAGCGGTGACGTCAAATATCGGATTAGTCAGCACGTTATCGACTACTTACAGCGAACCTTTTTCTGCAGCACGGCAGTTTGCTTCACTTGATATGCTGAGCGGCGGACGCGCAGGATGGAATGCGGTGACGTCAGGATTAGAAAAGACGGCATTAAATTTCAGCAAAGAAGTTTCCGATCATCCAGATCACGCCGCGCGTTACCGGATGGCCGCCGAGTTCGTCAAAGTCATGAAAGGCTTATGGAATTCCTGGGAAGATGATGCATTTATCCGCAATAAACAGACCGGGCAATTTTTCGATTCAAATAAATTGCATACATTGAATTATGAAGGCGAGTTCTTTTCCGTACAGGGACCGTTAAATATCGGACGTTCGCCGCAAGGGCAGCCAGTAATTTTTCAGGCGGGCTCTTCAAAAGCAGGCATTGCGTTTTCCGCACAAGAAGCAGACGCAGTTTTCGCCATTATGCCTGATTTAGAAGAAGCGCAGCAATATTACAGAGACGTAAAAGAGCAAACAGCTGCCGTTGGGCGTAATCCCGATGATGTGATGGTGCTGCAAGGAATCAGTCCGATTATTGGAGATACGGCAGAGGAAGCGGAACGAAAATTCCAGGAACTCGCCGGGCTGGTGACAATTGAGCAGGCACTCGCTTTTTTAGGCCGTCTGTTTGAGCACCATGACTTTTCTCAATATCCATTGGACGAACCTTTCCCTGAACTGGGATCGATCGGAAAAAATAGTTTCAGAAGCGATACAGATCGTATTAAGTCCGATGCACGCAGGCAAAACTTAACCTTGCGCCAAGTAGCCTTAAGAGAAGCCACACCGCGCACGCCGTTCATGGGAACCCCGGAGCAAGTCGCCAGTCTAGTTGAAGAGTGGTACGAACAAAATGGAGCAGACGGCTTCATGATCATCGCAAATTTGCCAAGCGAACTTGAAGCATTTGTTGACAAAGTAGTTCCCCTCCTTCAGCAGCGCGGAATTTTCCGGACAAAATACGAAGGGTCTACCTTACGGGAAAACTTGGAGTTGCCTTATGCAGAACACAATACGTCCTGTAATGCATCGCTTGTGTAAGGGCTTTATGAAATATTCACACAAGTACTCCGCCACTGGGTTAATTAATTAGTACTTTCAATGATTACAGTATTCACCTGCCATTTCAAAAAACGGTTCTAATCATTTTTTACATGATCGGAACCGTTTTTGATTTCATTGTCACTGACTATTCTTAATGATCCGGCTCTGCTGCTGCCGAACCCCATACATTGATGATCGACCCAATTTGTGTCACATGTATAAATATGCCTGTATACACAGGCATAAAACATTCACCTGTGTCATTGGGGCCTTCACAATATCTGTCTAGGTGTATCGGGTGCTCGTACGTAATCTCAAATTTCCCTGCCTTTTTGCCGGTGAAGTGGAACATATTTGTGCCCGGCTCTCTCGTCACATCCGCAATCTGTTCATAATTTTCAGGCGAGATGCTGTACTTTCCTATAGTGTATTTATCGTTTTCTCCATATGAAAATGTCGGTTGCTCCCTCAACGTGCGCATTGTATAGTAGATTTTGTCTCCGGCAGCCTTGGCATCGATTCCGTAACGAACTTCCTTCCCGTCCGCAAAGCGGACTGCGGCAATATATTCGCCCGGCTTGTCAATCTCGATGCAGATGAAGTAATTATCGCATACTTTAAATGCCATGCTGTCATTCATCAGCTTCCCGTCCATCGCAGACAGGGATACATTCCGTACATCTCCCGGAACATCATCGAGTTGTCCTGGCCCGCCGAACATACTTAACCGTGCTATCGTCGGCAGCACATCCTCCGTCTCTTCCAGCGTCAGTTTCAGCTCGCCGTCTTCTTTTTTGACATGCACATAATTCTTGTCATGTTCCAAATCCGCAGTTTTGGAAGCACTTCCGTGGAAAACGATCGCCCCTATCCCTTCCTTCAACGGAATCAGCTGCACTTTATCTTTCGTATAACCTTCTTTTCCTTTAATCAAGACCGCTTTGAATAATCCAGAATTCATTTCATTGTCCGTAATGGACTGGATCAATTCCCATCCAAAATCACTTGGTTCAAGCGTTACGACATTTGACGGTCTTGCATCTTCCGTCGCTTTTATCATCTTCGCGGCTTGCCCTCTCGTAATCGCCGCATTCGGGCTAAATGTGGAAGGCGTCGTTCCCGTTGTAATGCCCAGCTTGTAAATAATCATAATATTGGCCGCATGGGATGTATTCGGCGCAACGTCCTTGAACGGATTGCTGATATCCCCGTCACGCGGCAAATCAAACGCCTTCACTAAAATGGAAGCCATCTGCCCTCGTTTGATCGGATCATTCGGCCCGTATCGTCCGTCCCCATAACCGCCGATAATCCCTTTTTCCGCCATCGCAGCGATCGCTTTATAATAGCCGTTCGCTGTGGACACATCTTTAAAATGAGGATTCTTTACACTGTCCATATCAAGCTTGATCATCTTCGCAATGATTGCCGCGGCCTGCCCTCTTGTAATTGAACGGCTTGGCTTGAACGTGCCATCCGGATATCCTCCAATAATAGTACGCTCCGCCAGCTCATTCACCGCTTGTGCGAAATGCTTCGTAGGCGGCACATCTTTGAACAGTTGTTTGTCTGCTGCCGCGCTTGATAGCGGCAAGCTGCATGCAATCAGCAATGCGCTGAGCACGGTCATAAGTATTCTTTTCATGTTATTTCTCCCCTTCTGCTCTAACTCACCCCAGTTGTAGGCAGGCTGCCGTCTGTATGTGGCAGCGTACAGACGGGAGAAATGGAGAAAAGTTTCAAAAGTTTTACATTTTCTTTTTATGGGTAGTTTTCTTTTTTGAACCTACCTTGATAGACAGGACTCGCTTGAAGTGAAATCGCAATAAAATTTGCGGCGTTGGGAGGAGTCGCACTTACACTAAAAACTAGAATAGGGTTTTAATAGCGAATACCGATGTATTAAACTTAGATAGTTTCCCATACACAAGTATCCCCGCCAAGTCAATTAAATATGTATTATATTTCACAGGTATCGCAGGATTATTGCTCAAAGTAATCTAAATCTATTTGCTTTGTTATGTATGTTTCTTGATTAGAAACCCCTATGTCGTACGTAAACATAAGATCCGTTAATTGACTTCCGTCGATAAGCACTATTTTCTTGTCTATAAAACGAATATATTCCCTTGCTCCCTTTGAAAACTCGGAAGTTGTAATAAATATACCTTTTTTTGCACGTTGCCCCTCTAGACTGCCTACGAATTTTTGAATTTCAGGACGATGCACAGAATTTTGCCAGCGTTTTGCTTGTATATAAATCATATCAAGACCAAGTGTATCTTCCTTTATTATTCCATCTATACCTTCATCCCCAGATTTACCTATAGCTCTGCCAGCATCTTCCACAGAACCGCCATAACCCATTGCAACGAAAAGTTTTACAACAAGGCGTTCAAAAAAGAGTGGTGAACATTCTAATATTTTCGCTAACAATTCATCTTTTGTTTCTTCTTTTAATAATTTATAACTATCCTCAAGAATCTCTCTTGGGGTCTTATCATTGTCGGGATCAATTACATCGGGGTCTAAGCTTGTCTCACCTTGGTCTTCTTTGGGACTTTTAAACTTTCTAAATGTTTCATAGCGCATTAAAAATCTATTATCAATTTTCGTTATTGACGGATCCGACAATACTTTCTCACCATCTTCCGTAATGACAAAAGTGGCACGACGAACATTTTCTAACAAACCTGCTTTTTTTAGATATGTACGCGCCCAGCCAATTCTATTATGAAAAACTAATTGATTGCCACTAGGCAACATGGCCTCTTTTTCCTTTTCATTTAAATTAAAATGGTCTGCCAATGTTTGA
The Sporosarcina sp. P33 genome window above contains:
- a CDS encoding GAF domain-containing protein, with amino-acid sequence MMLYNGISDYKDILHELSALAEKPCHSETWNTFRSMIHAKLSGNSLEMIETSLSIIEDTKKREHDLKFSTKTLEIIQQINTEVSSLAPLDKILKLSTDRLRTISKANIALIAQIDASEKMIQVTALSGSTDEVLQNFRQSATARICGTVIQTEKIYVLPDVELEKILSDPLISLLHRKENIRSLICAPLVVNKELIGIFIIAKDYPNHSSPFLLDVLSTYCNQTAIAINNARLYANELRVSSMHKELFQEALKGIQESSPSCLLF
- a CDS encoding CdaR family transcriptional regulator; the protein is MFDLPFLRNAFCSEKEPYVSPAVLHVNKEHSYSLIPILLHEKAAAYLLIPKVYNERDHLDLVAIEQAKNILSLKFTQEHTSMEVENRLRLDFVHDLLLGLETEEDLIRRGRYLKISFQHPRQVIMLNPKNRLDTEHIDSKRLTQIAEKLQYELGFSKMHLCTIHGTKLIIIAPVGETDQLTSNILSYFEDHYPTVDISIGVSNAVTEVSDYTTGYNEAKRASQFVELIGGNKRVLYYNDLGVVGLLFESADYASIIEFKDKYLGKLLHYEGQNKSDLLLSLQVFLDNESAYQASATQLHVHYNTLRYRIERVEEIIQLDLSNAQNRLNLQIALTIHQLVNSFS
- a CDS encoding MBL fold metallo-hydrolase, whose amino-acid sequence is MLYVKIGPVEIMSDNGGRIPLSTSLIIAGNEDSTLIDCGSGTKTFDYIQKNHTVHTIYLTHHHIDHVWGAQLFPDAEKLINKYDIEKVTDYHELAKSEGLYAVYGKEGVDKWIQDLKEKTYGNTVVDPKILHASGTHEYNQVITMSGTDVMFIHAPGHTQGYCTPYVMDYGILLTGDIDLTSFGPYYGDAESDIDQFIQSARKTLETDAKYFVTSHHKGIFLREEYERELEKYLSIIERKEEKIKHLLKNGCSPGDLIHQEVFYYKNQSAHSPVRKKTEIISIVKHLKRLIDHGEPFADYLADFIRANNLHEEYLEYSNEPCRGRC
- a CDS encoding GntP family permease, with translation MTPEMQMIVGLVVGVAALIFLVLKTKIHAFLALIIAASLTGLIGGMNPIEVSSTISKGFGSTLGSIGIVVGFGVMIGRILEVSGAAERLAYSLIRAVGKRKEEWAMAIAGYIVSIPIFVDSAFVILNPLVKALSRKTGKSVITLGVALAVGLVATHHAVPPTPGPLGVAGIFGVDIGLMIAWGLVFSIPIVISGVLYAKWVGKRIYQIPTEDGLDFERPDEHMAYQELVRLTDERNKELPSLFRSMIPILLPIVLIFLNTTFVAMDLTGGWIDYLLFLGQPIIAVGLSLVSAIYLLAGHLTREEALGRMEEGMVTAGIILLVTGAGGALGQVLRDSGAGDYIAQQVALLPLPAVLVPFFIATLVRLIQGSGTVAMITAASISAPIVVNLDVNLALAAQAAALGAMIFSYFNDSMFWVVNRMLGVKEVKEQVMVWSIPTTIAWAVSLVSILIANMFVG
- the pdxA gene encoding 4-hydroxythreonine-4-phosphate dehydrogenase PdxA, which encodes MTNERKIIAIPMGDAAGIGPEITVKSLAKQEIYEMCNPLVVGDADVIKKAIGVTETGLEVNVVSDPKEGKYEFGTVDVLDMNNIDIDALEPGKVQAQCGQAAFEFIKKSVALAMADEVAAIATTPINKESLKAANVPYIGHTEMLEDLGGAPDPLTMFQVNGMRIFFLTRHVSLKDAISQMTKERVRDYLSRCDQALQRLGVEDRKLAVAGLNPHSGEGGLFGMEEVNEIAPGVEAAKADGIDAYGPVPADSVFFQALNGKYDAVLSLYHDQGHIAAKMTDFHRTISITNGLPFLRTSVDHGTAFDIAWKNIAASVSMEECIKLAAEYAPKFTRESL
- a CDS encoding four-carbon acid sugar kinase family protein, with protein sequence MKIGIIADDLTGANATGVRLAEVGFKSATIIFGAQVPKSDKFTSICVDTDSRYVDAAVAKERVQDTFKQLRLWGADVIAKRIDSTIRGNIGSEIDALLTSTGEESVAIVVASYPDSGRVTSGGYLLVEGVPVQETDVAKDPMNPITKSFVPAVIAEQSQHEIGHIGLGDVLQGRAKITASLTEQINAGKRIIVIDAVTNEEISNIAESMAMMEERTLFPVDPGPLSAAFARVLARRSLYENRYIVTVGSVTSLTGRQLRYLMDKTNSSPVYVDASQLATMTDKWDAEVKRATDEGIKKLKDQEILIVTTLSPTSQILSLADIAREEHTTEEMLAKRITSGLAKVTHTIVQNGDMKIDGTFSSGGDVTAALFTISGAEAIQLDEEVIPLAAYGKFIGGTFDGIPVVTKGGMVGEKQSIYKCLIYLQTKNDEGRV
- a CDS encoding DeoR/GlpR family DNA-binding transcription regulator, whose amino-acid sequence is MSPKERRSKIMESLATEGRVDIIRLSEVLNVTPMTIRRDFDVLEKQNKLIRTHGGAVPSQALIHEKTFELKSNISVREKKMIAKRAVSFVTEGMTVLIDSGTTTLEIARLLKNHEHLTVITNDIKIAAELMGSKLEVIILGGRLQTETGTLYGSLTENILKSIHVDLFFLGANAIHNSFGITTPTIDKSSLKRTMIRTATETILVADSTKFNQKALSKVCDLEDVSTIITDGQLSEELMEKYGELVEIIIAK